A stretch of the Gossypium hirsutum isolate 1008001.06 chromosome D07, Gossypium_hirsutum_v2.1, whole genome shotgun sequence genome encodes the following:
- the LOC107954900 gene encoding uncharacterized protein C9orf85 homolog, translating to MSSRRGPPKHQNSYAWKPNAGVKINEKEVGGKLRPYSEITGVCPRCKEQIDWKRRYGKYKPLTEPAKCQLCSKRNVRQAYHNLCSGCAKEQKVCAKCRCRVNQIVGRDSAEVEEEQKMLEEAIKNARERDRRTLLRAMDKNSSKSSSKARTNKENGRVGEIFSSTSLEQYAKLGRKDDGNHGDPFDSGNDDINDDSDDENDGQEDENEDREDDEDDKEPSA from the exons ATGAGTAGTCGGCGAGGGCCACCGAAGCACCAAAACAGCTACGCCTGGAAGCCAAACGCCGGTGTTAAAATCAACGAGAAG GAAGTTGGAGGGAAGCTAAGGCCTTACTCTGAAATAACTGGAGTTTGCCCTCGATGCAAAGAACAAATCGATTGGAAACGTCGTTACGGCAAATATAAACCCCTAACGGAGCCGGCAAAGTG TCAGCTTTGCTCCAAACGTAATGTGCGTCAAGCCTATCATAATCTTTGTTCTG GATGTGCTAAGGAGCAAAAAGTATGTGCAAAGTGTCGATGTCGCGTTAATCAAATAGTTGGGAG GGATTCTGCGGAGGTTGAAGAAGAGCAAAAGATGCTTGAGGAG GCTATTAAAAATGCTCGAGAGAGGGATAGAAGAACATTATTACGTGCT ATGGATAAAAATAGTTCTAAAAGTTCATCAAAAGCCAGAACCAACAAAGAAAATGGTAGAGTGGGTGAAATATTTTCTTCTACATCTCTTGAGCAGTATGCCAAACTAggtagaaaagatgatggaaatCATGGTGATCCATTTGACTCTGGAAATGATGACATTAATGACGACAgtgatgatgaaaatgatggtCAAGAAGATGAAAATGAAGATAGAGAGGATGATGAAGATGACAAAGAACCAAGTGCATAA
- the LOC107954899 gene encoding probable methyltransferase At1g29790, whose translation MQKPSVLKSRKWLPAGLPVMLCLCVLGSILTAAILSSNIFYSELLFRSTTSVASVSRGQLVLPHSLLNQIADLQSQVGVLLEQLHGASAESKALTTFADQLLHIATSLDKFAEALSDFYDSNSSGTNEVSTVDEDFSDPDESEINQGSDTHSFNSGELHNYTALKPNRLIGKKNFLGVEAISPSVGLLCANMASNVERFMGYKIYRMCPDDWDIAQKLMISGCDPLPRRRCFSKTPPRYSKPLPINSSLWSQPADTNIMWSHYKCKDYSCLVSNGTIGKRGFFKCSNCFDLSKRGWEIPTNESASAEFTIDEVLRLKPGEIRIGLDFSPTTGTFAALMKERNVTIASATLNLGAPFNEVIALRGLLPLYLLIGSRLPFFDNTLDIVHSTLFLDGWMGLDLLQFVLHDWDRVLRPKGLLWVDRFFCKRDELKMYLDEFSRLHYKKLLWRVVPKTDKLEDESFFSAVLEKPLRS comes from the coding sequence ATGCAGAAACCAAGTGTATTGAAATCTCGAAAATGGCTTCCTGCTGGCCTTCCTGTAATGCTATGTCTGTGTGTGCTTGGAAGCATCCTAACGGCTGCAATCTTAAGCTCCAACATCTTCTATTCCGAGCTACTCTTCAGATCCACCACTTCCGTGGCCAGTGTCTCCCGAGGCCAACTCGTCTTGCCTCATTCACTTCTGAATCAAATCGCTGATTTACAAAGCCAAGTGGGAGTTCTGCTGGAGCAGTTACATGGTGCAAGTGCAGAATCCAAAGCACTAACAACATTTGCTGATCAACTTCTACATATTGCCACATCTTTAGACAAGTTTGCAGAAGCCTTATCAGATTTCTACGACAGCAATTCATCCGGTACAAATGAAGTCAGCACTGTAGACGAAGACTTCAGCGACCCTGATGAAAGTGAAATCAACCAAGGATCAGATACTCATAGTTTTAACTCAGGTGAGCTTCATAACTACACCGCATTGAAACCAAATAGGCTGATTGGGAAGAAAAACTTCCTTGGGGTGGAAGCTATTAGCCCATCTGTAGGACTCCTTTGTGCCAACATGGCCTCAAATGTAGAACGCTTTATGGGTTATAAGATCTATAGGATGTGCCCTGATGACTGGGACATCGCTCAGAAGCTTATGATCAGTGGCTGCGATCCATTACCAAGAAGACGATGCTTCTCGAAAACACCTCCACGTTACAGTAAACCACTTCCAATAAACTCGTCCCTTTGGTCTCAACCGGCTGACACCAACATTATGTGGAGTCACTACAAGTGCAAAGATTACTCCTGTCTTGTGTCTAATGGAACAATAGGCAAAAGAGGCTTCTTCAAATGTTCAAACTGCTTTGATCTTTCGAAAAGAGGATGGGAAATCCCAACCAACGAATCAGCTTCAGCTGAGTTCACCATAGATGAAGTTCTTAGATTGAAGCCAGGAGAGATCAGAATTGGACTTGATTTTAGCCCCACAACCGGCACATTTGCTGCACTAATGAAGGAAAGAAATGTAACAATTGCATCAGCTACCCTAAACTTAGGGGCTCCTTTTAATGAGGTGATTGCACTTAGAGGCCTCTTACCTCTCTACCTATTAATTGGCTCAAGACTGCCATTCTTTGATAACACACTAGATATTGTACATTCTACCCTATTTTTAGATGGGTGGATGGGATTAGATCTTCTTCAGTTTGTACTTCATGATTGGGATCGTGTTCTTCGACCCAAAGGACTTCTTTGGGTGGATCGATTCTTCTGCAAAAGAGATGAGTTGAAGATGTATTTGGATGAATTTTCCAGGCTACACTACAAGAAGCTACTGTGGAGAGTTGTTCCAAAGACAGATAAATTGGAGGATGAGTCTTTCTTTTCTGCTGTATTGGAAAAACCACTTCGATCATAA